A portion of the Lolium rigidum isolate FL_2022 chromosome 1, APGP_CSIRO_Lrig_0.1, whole genome shotgun sequence genome contains these proteins:
- the LOC124695275 gene encoding peroxisome biogenesis protein 5-like isoform X1 codes for MGTRHLITGQNSCAPDGASSSNPFGTLANALLGQSNKAESLKGLPGASANVPTTSDYGTAAPLSTIPGSENEFKQDQRPFARGTDFTRGGPANDWVESFRPPGQSAFGGPDASFAEFDQIYNNAGPTFGPVGPALDGPPQRVLSGVLHSFLSSGRAGVPFQPVPIPALGLSEGDKQCIRDRSCIMARHILADQPEEYIQAQVNTLLHSLDIDNSYRTKNPLHGPYPEMEEYWNQSQSALRSGPMHNAANNWAAEFGKQNSNPEGWVTEFGKQNNNPEGWITEFGKQNNNPEGWARSFEQQYGPNGWASEFEQHQSQMAMGQMGGANMANLAAMQQSRMLAETLSSNNDPKFQNSKFFQFVSKMSRGELIIEDNEVKQGSASQSSGWADEFQTQYNANANTWADQFVHEELSQGADKWVNEFSSEHNLGGLNEKWVDEFSKLHVDDEWAEEFSGGAFGESSADPWADEFQNQLAASKQSSGAARGVYVFSEMNPYVGHPNPMQEGQELFRKGLLSEAALALEAEVLKNPDNAEGWRLLGVTHAENDDDQQAIAAMLRAQEANPTNLEVLLALGVSHTNELEQGEALRYLSRWLQNHPKYGGLAPQNQIDSPYGPDVVRLFNEAAQMSPEDADVHIVLGVLYNLSREYDKAIASFKTALQLKPQDYSLWNKLGATQANSIQSADAVLAYQQALDLKPNYVRAWANMGISYANQGLYEDSIRYYVRAVSMNPKADNAWQYLRISLGNASRSDMIAACDSRNLDVLQKEFPL; via the exons TCACTAAAGGGGCTTCCTGGCGCTTCGGCGAATGTGCCGACTACGTCTGACTATGGCACAGCGGCTCCACTGTCTACCATCCCGGGTTCTGAGAATGAGTTCAAGCAAGATCAACGACCGTTTGCACGG GGTACTGACTTCACCCGCGGGGGTCCTGCTAATGATTGGGTAGAATCTTTTCGTCCTCCGGGGCAGTCTGCATTTGGAGGGCCGGACGCAAGCTTTGCGGAGTTTGATCAAATTTATAACAATGCAGGCCCTACCTTTGGACCAGTTGGACCAGCCTTGGATG GTCCACCACAAAGGGTCTTATCTGGTGTTCTGCATTCATTTCTTTCAAGTGGCCGAGCTGGTGTGCCATTTCAACCTGTCCCAATACCAGCTCTTGGTTTGTCTGAAGGTGACAAACAATGTATACGTGATCGTAGCTGCATAATGGCACGCCATATTTTGGCTGATCAACCTGAAGAATATATACAAGCACAG GTAAACACATTGCTGCATTCTCTTGATATTGACAATAGTTATCGAACGAAAAATCCCCTGCATGGGCCATATCCAGAGATGGAGGAGTACTGGAATCAATCCCAAAGTGCTTTGCGATCTGGCCCAATGCACAATGCTGCAAATAATTGGGCTGCTGAGTTCGGCAAGCAAAATAGTAACCCTGAGGGTTGGGTTACTGAGTTCGGCAAGCAAAACAACAATCCTGAGGGTTGGATTACTGAGTTCGGCAAGCAAAATAATAACCCTGAGGGTTGGGCACGCTCGTTTGAGCAGCAATATGGTCCCAATGGTTGGGCCTCTGAGTTTGAACAG CATCAGTCTCAGATGGCCATGGGTCAGATGGGAGGGGCGAACATGGCGAATCTTGCAGCTATGCAGCAATCCCGTATGcttgcagaaacattatcaagtaACAATGACCCAAAGTTTCAG AATTCAAAATTCTTCCAGTTTGTTTCAAAGATGAGCCGTGGTGAACTTATTATAGAAGATAATGAAGTAAAACAAGGTTCAGCATCCCAATCCAGTGGCTGGGCTGATGAATTTCAAACACAGTACAATGCTAATGCTAACACTTGGGCAGATCAGTTTGTGCATGAAGAG CTTTCACAAGGCGCAGATAAGTGGGTTAATGAGTTCTCTAGTGAACACAATCTGGGTGGGCTCAATGAGAAGTGGGTTGATGAGTTCTCCAAATTGCATGTGGATGATGAGTGGGCAGAGGAGTTCAGTGGAGGGGCTTTTGGTGAAAGCTCTGCTGATCCGTGGGCAGATGA GTTTCAGAACCAATTGGCAGCTTCCAAACAAAGTTCTGGTGCTGCTCGAGGGGTTTATGTTTTctctgagatgaatccatatgttGGTCACCCTAATCCAATGCAGGAAGGACAGGAGCTCTTTCGGAAGGGCCTCTTAAGTGAAGCTGCTCTTGCTTTAGAGGCTGAAGTTTTGAAGAATCCTGATAATGCTGAAGGTTGGAGGTTGCTTGGAGTAACACATGCCGAAAATGACGATGACCAACAG GCCATCGCAGCAATGCTGCGGGCACAGGAGGCTAATCCTACAAACCTGGAAGTTCTTCTTGCTCTTGGTGTCAGTCACACAAACG AGTTGGAGCAGGGAGAAGCATTGAGATATCTTTCGAGGTGGCTTCAGAATCATCCAAAATATGGGGGTCTCGCCCCTCAAAACCAAATTGATTCACCTTATGGTCCAGAT GTTGTTAGATTATTCAACGAAGCTGCTCAGATGTCGCCTGAGGATGCTGATGTTCATATAGTTCTGGGTGTCTTGTACAATTTatcaagagaatatgataaagctaTAGCTTCATTTAAGACGGCACTACAGCTGAAACCACAAGACTATTCTCTCTGGAACAAGCTTGGTGCGACCCAAGCAAACAGCATCCAGAGTGCTGATGCTGTGCTGGCATATCAGCAG GCTCTAGACTTGAAGCCCAACTATGTCCGTGCATGGGCTAATATGGGGATCAGCTACGCCAACCag GGTCTGTATGAGGATTCTATTCGATACTATGTAAGGGCGGTTTCCATGAATCCGAAAGCTGACAATGCCTGGCAGTACTTGAGAATTTCTCTCGG TAATGCTTCGCGCAGCGATATGATTGCTGCATGTGATTCCCGCAACCTTGACGTCCTTCAGAAAGAGTTTCCTCTCTGA
- the LOC124695275 gene encoding peroxisome biogenesis protein 5-like isoform X2, with the protein MGTRHLITGQNSCAPDGASSSNPFGTLANALLGQSNKAESLKGLPGASANVPTTSDYGTAAPLSTIPGSENEFKQDQRPFARGTDFTRGGPANDWVESFRPPGQSAFGGPDASFAEFDQIYNNAGPTFGPVGPALDGPPQRVLSGVLHSFLSSGRAGVPFQPVPIPALGLSEGDKQCIRDRSCIMARHILADQPEEYIQAQVNTLLHSLDIDNSYRTKNPLHGPYPEMEEYWNQSQSALRSGPMHNAANNWAAEFGKQNSNPEGWVTEFGKQNNNPEGWITEFGKQNNNPEGWARSFEQQYGPNGWASEFEQHQSQMAMGQMGGANMANLAAMQQSRMLAETLSSNNDPKFQLSQGADKWVNEFSSEHNLGGLNEKWVDEFSKLHVDDEWAEEFSGGAFGESSADPWADEFQNQLAASKQSSGAARGVYVFSEMNPYVGHPNPMQEGQELFRKGLLSEAALALEAEVLKNPDNAEGWRLLGVTHAENDDDQQAIAAMLRAQEANPTNLEVLLALGVSHTNELEQGEALRYLSRWLQNHPKYGGLAPQNQIDSPYGPDVVRLFNEAAQMSPEDADVHIVLGVLYNLSREYDKAIASFKTALQLKPQDYSLWNKLGATQANSIQSADAVLAYQQALDLKPNYVRAWANMGISYANQGLYEDSIRYYVRAVSMNPKADNAWQYLRISLGNASRSDMIAACDSRNLDVLQKEFPL; encoded by the exons TCACTAAAGGGGCTTCCTGGCGCTTCGGCGAATGTGCCGACTACGTCTGACTATGGCACAGCGGCTCCACTGTCTACCATCCCGGGTTCTGAGAATGAGTTCAAGCAAGATCAACGACCGTTTGCACGG GGTACTGACTTCACCCGCGGGGGTCCTGCTAATGATTGGGTAGAATCTTTTCGTCCTCCGGGGCAGTCTGCATTTGGAGGGCCGGACGCAAGCTTTGCGGAGTTTGATCAAATTTATAACAATGCAGGCCCTACCTTTGGACCAGTTGGACCAGCCTTGGATG GTCCACCACAAAGGGTCTTATCTGGTGTTCTGCATTCATTTCTTTCAAGTGGCCGAGCTGGTGTGCCATTTCAACCTGTCCCAATACCAGCTCTTGGTTTGTCTGAAGGTGACAAACAATGTATACGTGATCGTAGCTGCATAATGGCACGCCATATTTTGGCTGATCAACCTGAAGAATATATACAAGCACAG GTAAACACATTGCTGCATTCTCTTGATATTGACAATAGTTATCGAACGAAAAATCCCCTGCATGGGCCATATCCAGAGATGGAGGAGTACTGGAATCAATCCCAAAGTGCTTTGCGATCTGGCCCAATGCACAATGCTGCAAATAATTGGGCTGCTGAGTTCGGCAAGCAAAATAGTAACCCTGAGGGTTGGGTTACTGAGTTCGGCAAGCAAAACAACAATCCTGAGGGTTGGATTACTGAGTTCGGCAAGCAAAATAATAACCCTGAGGGTTGGGCACGCTCGTTTGAGCAGCAATATGGTCCCAATGGTTGGGCCTCTGAGTTTGAACAG CATCAGTCTCAGATGGCCATGGGTCAGATGGGAGGGGCGAACATGGCGAATCTTGCAGCTATGCAGCAATCCCGTATGcttgcagaaacattatcaagtaACAATGACCCAAAGTTTCAG CTTTCACAAGGCGCAGATAAGTGGGTTAATGAGTTCTCTAGTGAACACAATCTGGGTGGGCTCAATGAGAAGTGGGTTGATGAGTTCTCCAAATTGCATGTGGATGATGAGTGGGCAGAGGAGTTCAGTGGAGGGGCTTTTGGTGAAAGCTCTGCTGATCCGTGGGCAGATGA GTTTCAGAACCAATTGGCAGCTTCCAAACAAAGTTCTGGTGCTGCTCGAGGGGTTTATGTTTTctctgagatgaatccatatgttGGTCACCCTAATCCAATGCAGGAAGGACAGGAGCTCTTTCGGAAGGGCCTCTTAAGTGAAGCTGCTCTTGCTTTAGAGGCTGAAGTTTTGAAGAATCCTGATAATGCTGAAGGTTGGAGGTTGCTTGGAGTAACACATGCCGAAAATGACGATGACCAACAG GCCATCGCAGCAATGCTGCGGGCACAGGAGGCTAATCCTACAAACCTGGAAGTTCTTCTTGCTCTTGGTGTCAGTCACACAAACG AGTTGGAGCAGGGAGAAGCATTGAGATATCTTTCGAGGTGGCTTCAGAATCATCCAAAATATGGGGGTCTCGCCCCTCAAAACCAAATTGATTCACCTTATGGTCCAGAT GTTGTTAGATTATTCAACGAAGCTGCTCAGATGTCGCCTGAGGATGCTGATGTTCATATAGTTCTGGGTGTCTTGTACAATTTatcaagagaatatgataaagctaTAGCTTCATTTAAGACGGCACTACAGCTGAAACCACAAGACTATTCTCTCTGGAACAAGCTTGGTGCGACCCAAGCAAACAGCATCCAGAGTGCTGATGCTGTGCTGGCATATCAGCAG GCTCTAGACTTGAAGCCCAACTATGTCCGTGCATGGGCTAATATGGGGATCAGCTACGCCAACCag GGTCTGTATGAGGATTCTATTCGATACTATGTAAGGGCGGTTTCCATGAATCCGAAAGCTGACAATGCCTGGCAGTACTTGAGAATTTCTCTCGG TAATGCTTCGCGCAGCGATATGATTGCTGCATGTGATTCCCGCAACCTTGACGTCCTTCAGAAAGAGTTTCCTCTCTGA